The Vitis vinifera cultivar Pinot Noir 40024 chromosome 3, ASM3070453v1 region AATTAAGAAAAGCTATGAGACTTGCTGGGCATATGCCCCCTTACAATAGGTATATTTATAGAACAAATGCTATAAAGCCACCACTCTCAAATGGAATGGGCGGAGAAGAGTTAACTACAATGGGGGACCCTTGAAGGAGATGCATCACAAGGGATCACATGGCTTTGCCTCCCAATGAATAataagcttttcatagcattcATAATGATATATATTTGTTGGTTTGCCAAGGCCTACCACAGCCAGTCTCCACCAGTACTAGTTGTGGTACATGTTAGGACACCTTCAAGTGAGAACAAACAAGTTACATTGTCATGGATTACACATAATGGTCAGATTTACAGCTTCCTCACCAGTACTCTCCCAATCTAGATGCTGTCATTGTATTTTAAGTCTTGTGATGAACATGAACATGAACATATATTTAAAGTATGTTCACATTTCCTCAATAAAAACAGGCCTGCCCCATAAAAATTGCAGTAAATATGATCAAACTTATCATAGGGATTTTCAGGGGAACCTTGTTAATAAACCTGCATGTCAAAATTGATCATAACCAGTTGATTTGCATGCATTTTCAAACTTCACTTTTTGAACATAGTGAGGCATCTGTGTCAAGGAAAGGCCAATTGAGGAGAAAAAAACACAGAAGGAAAAGGACATTACaatccttttattatttttttcaatcagATATGATAATTGTGAAGCAATCCTTAATGAAATATTGAGCTTTTGGTTGACAAATTCTTACAAAGAAGAACTAGGTAAGTCAGAAATCAGTCAGTTGAAGATTCAACTGGAAGAAGTTAAGAGTATGATAGGCCTAGGCATAGATGACAGTTCAAATCCCCTTCTAGATACGGAAACATGATGTTaagaagtgtcccaaattcttAATCAGTATAGATTCctcttttgtaaaaaaataggttgatatattattgtaatattagacttccttatagaataaggaaggttgttgaaaatatttctataaatattgtAGGTCATgtggggaaaaagttatgagatggagatgggttAATAAAGACTATATGGGGTGGATAGAGACGTGaagaagaacgggaggtacctagTGGAGCGAGATGACTCGTGGTAGGGTAAGGATACgaagagtggggaaacatgggatgtttcagcacccaatagttgtatctggttttgTCTTTTGTAATGttctgattctatcatttgtaatgttctctattgtatagtggaatgatTCTTTCTCATCTGTGGACGTAGgcacccaatagttgtatctaatTTTGTCCACTGTAATGTTCTGGTTCTGTCATCTGTAGTGttttctattgtatagtggaatgatTCTTTTTCATCCATGGACGTAAACATGATTGGTTGAACCACCTTAAAACCTTGTATTCCATTTgtgttgattatttttttttctttgtgttCTTAATTAATGATGTTTGCATCAAAGCTTCCGCCTCCATAACACATGAATATTTCTATCCTCTAAAGTCAGATCTAAGGCTCTTTAAATATCATATACCAAAAGGCTCTTCATGTTCCTGCAACATTTTGCAAGTCAAGACAGTGAGGCAGTCAGGCACAAAAAATAGATTATAATCAATAAATTTGGGTAGGTATTTTGGGAACATCTGTTGCAAACCAACTCAGTGTGCCCATTTATGAATAATGCATGCCTTTTATTTTGACTTGGTGCTCCTGAACTACATCTTTCAAAGTCCATGATCTTTCTTTCGAGTTCTTTATACAGAGCATCACAGAACAATAGCATATGATATGTTAGTTAGGCACTTAGTCAAATTTTTGTCCCCCCAGATTTAATGCTGAAATTCATACCATCACTGTGAGGAAACAAGAAACATCATCACATGAGACAATAGCTTGTTGTTCCAGTATATCCAAATGATCAGTTGCATATAATCAGTCGGATGCAATACAAAGATAATAATTTCAAGTGGTCCTCTGCTGTTTGTTCAATTAAAGAGGCAGGCCATGGTGAAGAAACAAATATATACCAGTATGAAAGCTATCAAAATCTTATAATTAGTTGGGAGGCAAATCCATGTGATGCCTTGTGACATATCTCCTTCAAGGGACCCCATTGTAGTATTCTCTTCTCCACCTATTCCATTGGACTGGCCTTGTGGCATTTGTTCTATAAATACACTTATTCCAAGGGTATACATCCACCAAGTCTCCAAGCTTTTCTTAAttcttgtttttgaaaactcttTGAAATCCATCTCTGACCATCATTTTTCAAGGAATTAAGTTTGAAACTCATGGCCATCCACTTTCAGAGGATTATTCCTGCCAAGCAGATCCTGAGACGCATTCTTCCATCTGCAGAGTCCACAAATGTGCCCAAAGGCCATGTTCCTGTCTATGTTGGAGAGACTCAAAAGAAGAGATTTGTGATTCCAATTTCATACTTGAAGCATCCTTCATTCCAGAACTTGCTAAGCCAGGCTGCGGAAGAGTTCGGGTTTGACCATCCCCTAGGTGGTCTCACAATTCCATGCAGAGAAGAAGCCTTCATTGATCTAACTTGCAGATTGGATTGCTCATAAGCAAGGAGGAAAATCTCACAACCACCAGCCTGAAGGACTCTGAATCTCTAACACCACTGACCCCAAAATCCAATCCCACCAATTTTGTATCATGGAGAAATAGCCCTTTTTGTAATGAGAACAATGTAAATTTCATCTACTTTTCTGTAAAGCAAGTTGACAGTCAAATTTCTTCATATTAATTGAATCTCTCTACTTTTTCCTTATCTTCTGTTGTCCTCCAGAAGCCATTCTAAACAAGTAATTCCATCAATCTGCAGATTCATTTGCAATACAAATACTAGCAATCCAATAGCccaatttttaagtatttgGGATTTGACAATATAAATACTCTCTCATTCTGGTTTAATTATTATGAATGTTCACTACCTGAATCAGCACTCAGCCctaagaaggaaaaaatgcTCATTAAATAGGAAAAGGAAGAGTAAGTAAGCAACAGAAACTGAAAATAACTCAATTTCACTGGGTCTAGTTCGCCATGTGTTAGGTGGTCCTTTCCATAACAGCTAAAATGCCATTGTTTTTACTGCGAATATAAAAAACCAGGAAATCCTAAATGAGTCTTAGGATCAAAATCCTTCAATACTGTTTTGACTGCTTAGTTCatttttcatctcttttatgtttgattctatTGTTTTTGACAAGGACATTTGCATAATGTGATTCCTTCTATGGCAATTATTTCAAGCAACATTATCACATGAGCTGATAATTCGTGTTCCCTTTTAGTGTATGCTAGTTTCATAGACTATATATTACAGGTGGTTTCCGTGTTTATGAGAACTCCAACAAGCTTCAGACATGTACCACAGGTACCTATGGTTAGTGGAATGAATATAGTCCCTACCAGTTGGTTGTCCAAATCCAGTCATTGATAACAAGATAACAAGTTGCTAATAATTTCGAGTGTGCTTCTCAACTTTGTTCTGTTAATTAAGCAGTAGGCCATGAATGCATCCCAGCAAAGAAATCTCAGTATGAACACCACCCAAATCGTATTATTATTTGGGAGGCAAAACCATGTGATCCCTAGTGATGAATGGACCCTATCAGAGACTTCTCTTTACCACCATCTCTGTTGAGAATACTGGACATACAGAACTTGCTTGCTCTATATATATGCTATTCATCCTGAGGATAAGGCATCCCACCAGCCAAAGTTTTCTTGTTCTAACAGATCTTAGAGTACCATTTTCCTTACCATTACTTTTCTGAATTCATAGAAGTCATGGGTTTTGGTTTGCCTGGGATGTTTGCTGCTAAGCAGGGTGCAGAATCCAAAAATGTGCCAAAAGGCTATTTTGCTGTTTATGTGGGAGAAGCCCAGAAGAAGAGGTTTGTGGTTCCAATCTCATACTTGAAGAACCCTTCATTCCAGAACTTGTTGAGTCAGGCTGAAGAAGAGTTCGGGTTCAATCATCCAATGGGAGGTCTCACAATCCCATGCACAGAAGAGGCCTTCATTGATGTTACCAGTGGTTTGAACAGCTCataagaggagaagagagagagtCACATTGTAGTGTATAGGATGAGTAACCTCTAACACATTGACTTGTAATTTGTAAAGCAGTCCCTCCAGTTTTGAATTAAGAGGACTGGACTGTTTCATTTCCATCCATTGTAAAATTATTCTATACATTTTTCTGCAAGAACGTTGAGAGTAATATCTCTCCATATATACAAAGGTTCAAACAGAATCTCTTGGTTTCCCTTTTTTCCTGTTGATTTTGTTTCCCCTGGTTTCCACATAAAATTTGAGTAACCCGAAAAGCTCAGAAGTTTAGGCATGGATTGATGGATTAACTAGTATGCATGTGCCTATATCATAACTATTTGGGCATAATGTGATTCATTTTTCACTCAATtcaactaaaatcaaaatattcaatccaggattttcttttcaatcacTATAAGCTGGTGAATTAACCAGATATGGAGTGACTACAAGGAccttggaatttttggaattatgtTGAGAATTGTCTCTAGAATTTGGGATATTAGTGAATTGTTAGACCTTAGAAATTCCGGCTTAAAAGCAAAAATCTTTTGGGAAGTCCTGTCTCAAACATTGGATCAGAGACATACTTCtgaaattgaagaaaagaaatcacTAATTTATGACTCCTTCTCATCTCTTAACTGAACCCTGCATTGAAGCACTTTGGAAGTCATTTGAAGCAATTCAGCTGAAGGAAGTTATAGTATTGATGGACCTATGTATAGTCTATAGATCAAAACTTGAATCCTTCTCCTGATGAGGAAACATGAATATTTTTGTCCCCTGAGGCTAAACCTTGTGCCataaaaatactaagaaaaaaatttctacaAATTTTGGAGTATATGTTGGAAACTAATTCAGTGTGCCCATTTATGAATAATGCATGCTTTGTTTTTAGACTTAGGGAGTTCTTGAACTACATATTTTCAAGGTCCATAGTCTTGCTTTTGAGTTCTTTATATAAAGCATCATAGAACAGTATCATGTGATATGTTGGTTAGGTCTTGCTTCTGTTCAAATTTTTGTCTCTGCGTATTTGATGCTGAAGCTCGGATAGTCACTGGTTCCTCACTTGTGTAGAACAAAAGACATCATCACATGAGAATATGGCTTGTTTGTTTCAGTATATCCAAATGATCAGTTGCATATATGTTATAACAGTAGGATGCGATACAAAGATAATAATTTCAAGTGGTCCTCAGCTGTCTGTTCTATCAACTGGTAGGCCATGATGAAGCAATGGATATATGACAGTATGAAAGATATGGAAATCTTATAATTGATTGGGAGGCAAAACCATGTGATCCCCTGTCACATATCTCCTTCAAGGGACCCCATTGTAGTAATCCCTTCTCCATTCATTCCATCTGAGAATACTGGCCCTATAGAATTTGTTCTATAAATATACCTATTCTAAGGGCATACATCCACCAAGTCTCAAAGCTTTTCTTGTTTTCCAAACTCTTAGAAATCCATTTCCCACTATCAATTTTCTGAGTAACTAAATTTGAAACTCATGGCCATCCGATTTCAGAGGATTATCCCTGCAAAGCAGATCCTGAGGCGCATTCTTCCATCTCCAGAGTCTACAAATGTGCCTAAAGGTCATGTTCCTGTCTATGTTGGGGAAGCTCAAAAGAAGAGATTTGTGATTCCAATTTCATACTTGAAGCATCCTTCATTCCAGAACTTGCTAAGTCAGGCTGAGGAAGAGTTCGGGTTTGATCATCCACTGGGTGGTCTCACAATCCCATGCAGAGAAGAAGCCTTCATTGATCTAACTTGCAGTTTGAATTGCTCATAAGCAAGGAGGATAATCTCAAAACCACCAGCCTGAAGGACTCTGAATCTCTAACACCACTGACCCCAAAAACCAATCCCATCAATTTTGCTTCATTGAGAAATAGGCCTTTTTTGTAATGAGAACGATGTAAATTTCTTGTACTTTTCTGTAAAGCAAGTTTACAGTCAAATGTCTTCATATTAATTGAATAGCTCTACTTTTTCCTTATCTTCTTTTGTCCTCCAGCAGCCATTCTGTACAAGTTAGTCCATTAATTTGCAGATTcatttacaatacaaatacTAGAAATCCAATGGCCCAATATTTAAGTACTTGGGATTTGACAATATAGATACTCTCTCATTCTGGTTTCATTATTATGAATGTCCACTACCTGAATCAGCACTCAAccctaataagaaaaaaaaggcttattaaataggaagaggaagagaaaataAGCAGCATAAACCGAAAATAACCCCATTTCACTGGGTCAAGATCGCTATGTGTTAGGTGTTCCCTTCCATAACAGCTAATCGCTATGTGTTAGGTGTTCCCTTCCATAACAGCTAAAATGCCATCGTTTTAACTGAAAATATCAAAAACCATGAAATCCCAAATGAATTTAGAATCAAAAtccttcaataattttttgACTACTAAGTTAATTTACATTTACTTCATGTTTGATTCTATTGTTAAACACTTTGACAAGGACATTTATATTATATGATTCCTTCTATGGCAATTATTTCAAGCAACATTATCACATGAGCTGATAATTCGTGTTCCCTTTTAGTGTATGCTAGTTTCATGGACTATGTATTGCTAGTAGTTTGTGTTTATAAGAACTCCAACAAGCTTCAGACATGTACCACAGGTATGCTATGGTTAGTGGAATGAATATAGTCCCTACCAGTTGGTGGTCCAAGTCCACAACCATTCCCAGCAAATAAATTTCTGTATGAACACCAcccaaatcttattattatttgggaGGCAAATCCATGTGATCCCTTGTGATGAATGGACCCTATCAGAGACTTCTCTTTGCCACCAATTCCATTGGGAATACTGGCCATACAGAACTTGCTTGCTCTATATATATTCTACTCATCCTGAGGATATGGCATCCCACAGCCAAAGTTTTCTTGTTCTAACAGATCTTAGAGTACCATTTTCCTTACCATTACTTTTCTGAATCCATAGAAGTCATGGGTTTTGGTTTGCCTGGGATGTTTGCTGCTAAGCAGGGTGCAGAATCCAAAAATGTGCCAAAAGGCTATTTTGCTGTTTATGTGGGAGAAGCCCAGAAGAAGAGGTTTGTGGTTCCAATCTCATACTTGAAGAACCCTTCATTCCAGAACTTGTTGAGTCAGGCTGAAGAAGAGTTCGGGTTCAATCATCCAATGGGAGCTCTCACAATCCCATGCACAGAAGAGGCCTTCATTGATGTTACCAGTGGTTTGAACAGCTCataagaggagaagagagagatTCACATTGTAGTGTATAGGATGAGTAACCTCTAACACATTGACTTGTAATTTGTAAAGCAGTCCCTCCAGTTTTGAATTAAGGGGACTGGACTGTTTCATTTCCACCCATTGTAAAATTATTCTATACATTTTTCTGAGAGAAATTTGAGAGTAATATCTCTCCATACAAAAGTTCAAAAAGAATCTCttggttttctgttttttttttttcctgttgaTTTTATTTCCCATGGTTTCCATTTAAAATTTGAGTAACCCAAAAGGCTCAGAAGTTTAGGCATGGATTGGTGTATTGACCAGTATGCATGTGCCCATATCATAACTATTTGGGCATTATGTGATTTATTTTTCACTCGAGTCaaccaaaatcaaaatatttaatccaggattttcttttcaattactATAAGCTGGAGAATAAACCAGATATGGAATGGCTACAAAGACCTtggaattttttgaattatattGAGAACTGTTTGTAGGATTTGAGATATTAGAGAATTGTTAAACCTTAGATATTCAAGCTAAAAAGCACTAATCATCTGGGAAATCACTGTCTCAAACATAGGATCAGAGACATACTTCTgttgaagaaaagaaatcacTATTTTATGATTCCTTCTCTTGTTATTTCTTAGCTAATCCCTACATTGAAGCACTTCAAAAGCTAGAAGCAACCCGTTCCAAGTAATTCAGCTGCAAGAAGTTATAGTATTGATAGACCTATGTAAAGATGAGAACTTGAATCCTTTTCCCGATAAGGAAACATGAATATTTTTGTCCCCTGAGGTCAAACTTTGTGCCATAAAAATTTGTCTAGAATTTTTAGAGTATATGTTGGAAAACAATCCAGTGTGCCCATTTATGAATGATGCattctttgattttctttgtgtaGAGCATCACAGAACAATATCATGTGATATGTTTTTAATGTCTTGCTTCTGTTCAAATTTTCCTCTCTGCGTATTTAATGCTGAAGCTCGGATCGTCACGGGTTGCTCACTTGTGCAAAACAGGAAACATCGTCACATGAGAGTACATCTTGTTTGTTTCAGTATATCCAAATGATCAGTTGCATATATGTTATAACAGTAGAATGCAATACAAAGATAGTAATTTCAAGTGGTCCTCAGCTGTCTGTTCTATCAACTGGTAGGCCAAGATGAAGCAATGGATATATGAAAGTATGAAAGATATGGAAATCTTATTATTGGTTGGGAGGCAAAACCATGTGATCCCCTGTCACATATTTCCTTCAAGGGACCCCATTGTATTAATCCCTTCTCCATTCATTCCATCTGAGAATACTGGCCCTATAGAATTTGTTCTATAAATATACCTATTCTAAGGGCATACATCCACCAAGTCTCAAAGCTTTTCTTGTTTTCCAAACTTTAGAAATCCATTTCCCACTATCAATTTTCTGAGTAACTAAATTTGAAACTCATGGCCATCCGATTTCAGAGGATTATCCCTGCCAAGCAGATCCTGAGGCGCATTCTTCCTTCTCCAGAGTCTACAAATGTGCCCAAAGGGCATGTTCCTGTCTATGTTGGAGAAACTGAGAAGAAGAGATTTGTGATTCCAATTTCATAC contains the following coding sequences:
- the LOC109122367 gene encoding uncharacterized protein LOC109122367 encodes the protein MAIHFQRIIPAKQILRRILPSAESTNVPKGHVPVYVGETQKKRFVIPISYLKHPSFQNLLSQAAEEFGFDHPLGGFRVYENSNKLQTCTTEVMGFGLPGMFAAKQGAESKNVPKGYFAVYVGEAQKKRFVVPISYLKNPSFQNLLSQAEEEFGFNHPMGGLTIPCTEEAFIDVTSGLNSS
- the LOC100252008 gene encoding uncharacterized protein LOC100252008 translates to MAIRFQRIIPAKQILRRILPSPESTNVPKGHVPVYVGEAQKKRFVIPISYLKHPSFQNLLSQAEEEFGFDHPLGGLTIPCREEAFIDLTCMYASFMDYVLLVVCVYKNSNKLQTCTTEVMGFGLPGMFAAKQGAESKNVPKGYFAVYVGEAQKKRFVVPISYLKNPSFQNLLSQAEEEFGFNHPMGALTIPCTEEAFIDVTSGLNSS